From Diaminobutyricibacter sp. McL0608, one genomic window encodes:
- a CDS encoding S53 family peptidase, with product MTPADEQHEPLDLTPLPGSERTEAPGLTASAALDPETPIEATLFLRRRAEVPEEVLENPIPRDEFVARYGADPADVELVTTTLQALGVTVIDSSLADRRIRLSGTAAVLGRVFGTDLGQATSTDANDNPVEHRHRTGGLSVPSALSGVVTAVLGLDDRPQARALFRVALPSAVSTSYTPPELGAIYAFPPETDGSGTSIAIIELGGGFAQSDLDAYFGSLGITPPTVTAVGVDGATNVPGQDPNGADGEVLLDIEVAGALAPGAHIIVYFAPNTDAGFIDAVTTAAHATPTPAAISISWGQSEDQWTAQARTAFDQALVDAAALGVTTTAAAGDDGSSDRETDGRPHVDFPASSPHALACGGTRLAADATTATVQSEVVWNNGPGRGATGGGVSDAFPRPVWQANVGVPSTAQASGRGVPDVSAVADPQTGYRILVDGKEIVIGGTSAVAPLWAALVARLVQSTGAALGLAQPKLYDSINAGQVAPGFRDITSGDNGAFTAGPGWDACTGLGVPNGTALLSAL from the coding sequence ATGACTCCCGCCGACGAACAGCACGAACCGCTCGACCTCACACCCCTGCCGGGAAGCGAACGCACGGAGGCCCCCGGGCTGACCGCATCCGCCGCCCTCGACCCAGAGACGCCGATCGAGGCGACGCTGTTCCTCCGGCGCCGTGCCGAAGTACCGGAGGAGGTGCTCGAGAACCCGATCCCCCGGGACGAGTTCGTGGCGAGGTACGGTGCTGATCCGGCCGATGTCGAGCTCGTGACCACAACGCTCCAAGCTCTCGGCGTCACGGTCATCGACAGCAGTCTGGCCGATCGGCGCATCCGGCTGTCGGGTACCGCCGCAGTCCTCGGTCGCGTGTTCGGCACCGATCTCGGCCAGGCGACCAGCACCGATGCGAACGACAATCCGGTCGAGCACCGTCACCGCACCGGCGGCCTCAGTGTCCCGTCCGCCCTCAGCGGCGTGGTCACCGCCGTGCTCGGCCTCGACGACCGACCGCAGGCCCGTGCCCTCTTTCGGGTCGCACTGCCCTCCGCCGTGAGCACGAGTTACACGCCGCCGGAGCTCGGCGCGATCTACGCGTTCCCGCCGGAGACCGACGGCTCCGGCACGTCGATCGCCATCATCGAGCTCGGTGGCGGCTTCGCGCAGAGCGACCTCGACGCGTACTTCGGCAGTCTGGGAATCACGCCCCCGACGGTCACCGCGGTCGGCGTGGACGGCGCGACGAATGTGCCCGGACAGGACCCGAACGGTGCAGACGGTGAGGTGCTGCTCGACATCGAGGTCGCCGGGGCTCTCGCACCAGGAGCCCACATCATCGTCTACTTCGCACCCAACACCGACGCCGGCTTCATCGATGCGGTGACCACAGCGGCCCACGCCACACCGACGCCCGCTGCGATCAGCATCAGCTGGGGCCAGAGCGAAGACCAGTGGACGGCGCAGGCCCGCACAGCCTTCGACCAGGCGCTCGTCGACGCCGCCGCCCTCGGGGTGACGACCACGGCGGCCGCGGGCGACGACGGCAGTTCGGATCGCGAGACAGACGGGCGGCCGCACGTCGACTTCCCCGCATCCAGCCCGCATGCGCTGGCCTGCGGAGGAACGCGGCTGGCGGCAGATGCGACCACAGCGACCGTCCAGTCGGAGGTGGTGTGGAACAACGGTCCGGGACGTGGGGCAACCGGCGGCGGCGTGAGCGACGCCTTCCCGCGACCGGTGTGGCAGGCGAACGTCGGCGTTCCGTCGACCGCGCAGGCGTCCGGGCGGGGCGTACCTGACGTCTCGGCCGTCGCCGACCCGCAGACCGGGTACCGCATCCTCGTCGACGGCAAAGAGATCGTGATCGGCGGAACGAGCGCTGTCGCGCCCCTGTGGGCCGCTCTCGTGGCCCGGCTGGTGCAGTCGACGGGTGCCGCCCTGGGACTCGCGCAACCGAAGCTGTACGACTCGATCAATGCGGGCCAGGTCGCTCCCGGCTTCCGCGACATCACCTCCGGTGACAACGGCGCCTTCACCGCGGGACCCGGCTGGGACGCCTGCACCGGCCTCGGCGTCCCCAACGGAACCGCGCTCCTCTCGGCCCTCTAG
- the rsmI gene encoding 16S rRNA (cytidine(1402)-2'-O)-methyltransferase yields MIILAATPIGNLKDASTRLVETLGTVGIVASEDTRVTQRLLAGLGVENRPRLIALHDHNERDRSAELVELARETDVLVLSDAGMPTVSDPGFHLVEAAAAAGVGVTVLPGPSAVVTALAVSGLPTDRFTFEGFLPRKHGERTAAFRALAGERRTMVFFESPNRLAAALADLAAVLGDDRRVAVCRELTKMFEEVRRGTAAELAEWAAEGVRGEICIVVAGAPETVADLDSAVAQVLSLVAAGSRLKEAAGEVAEATGLGRRDLYQAALAARVTPAEVPPARP; encoded by the coding sequence ATGATCATCCTGGCCGCGACACCCATAGGGAATCTGAAGGATGCGTCCACACGGCTCGTCGAGACGCTCGGGACGGTCGGGATCGTCGCCTCCGAGGACACGCGGGTCACGCAGCGCCTGCTCGCGGGCCTCGGCGTCGAGAACCGGCCGCGCCTGATAGCGCTGCACGACCACAATGAGCGGGACCGTTCGGCGGAGCTCGTCGAGCTCGCACGCGAGACGGATGTGCTGGTCCTGAGCGACGCCGGGATGCCGACCGTGTCCGATCCCGGGTTTCACCTGGTCGAAGCTGCGGCCGCCGCAGGCGTGGGCGTTACGGTGCTCCCCGGCCCTTCTGCGGTCGTCACCGCCCTCGCCGTCTCCGGTCTGCCCACCGACCGGTTCACCTTCGAGGGTTTCCTCCCGCGCAAACACGGCGAGCGGACGGCGGCCTTCCGGGCGCTCGCCGGGGAACGCCGCACGATGGTCTTCTTCGAATCGCCCAACCGGCTCGCCGCGGCCCTTGCCGACCTCGCAGCGGTGCTGGGCGACGATCGTCGCGTCGCGGTCTGCCGTGAGCTGACGAAGATGTTCGAGGAGGTCCGCCGCGGCACCGCCGCCGAGCTCGCAGAGTGGGCGGCCGAGGGCGTGCGCGGGGAGATCTGCATCGTTGTCGCGGGTGCCCCTGAGACGGTGGCCGACCTGGACTCGGCGGTCGCCCAGGTGCTTTCGCTCGTCGCGGCCGGATCCCGGCTGAAGGAGGCGGCAGGCGAGGTCGCCGAGGCGACGGGCCTCGGCAGGCGCGACCTCTATCAGGCCGCGCTCGCTGCGCGCGTAACACCAGCCGAAGTGCCTCCCGCTCGCCCGTAG
- a CDS encoding O-acetylhomoserine aminocarboxypropyltransferase/cysteine synthase family protein produces MADREYGFRTRAIHAGNIPDPVTGARALPIYQTSAFVFDDTADAAARFALQKYGNIYSRLANPTVASFEERIASLEGGLGAVATASGLSAQYITFASLAGAGDHIVASANLYGGSITQLDVTLRRFGVETTFIQSADPADYAAAITDRTKLVFAETVANPSGEIADIEGLAAVAHAAGIPLVIDSTIATPYLNRPFEWGADIVIHSATKFLGGHGTTLGGVVVESGRFNWHSEKFPLFGEPVPTYGGLQWSGNFGEYAFLTRLRAEQLRDIGPTLAPHSAFLLAQGVETLPYRIQAHVDNARAVAEWLDADPRIESVLWAGLPAHPHHDRALKYLPKGPGSVFSFEVKGGRAAGQRFIESVNLASHLANIGDAKTLVIHPASTTHAQLSEQQLVDAGVLPGVVRISVGIEDVDDIIYDLDQALEVAVKENS; encoded by the coding sequence ATGGCAGATCGCGAATACGGCTTCCGCACGCGTGCGATTCACGCGGGCAACATCCCCGACCCCGTGACGGGGGCCCGCGCGCTCCCGATCTACCAGACGAGCGCATTCGTCTTCGACGACACGGCGGATGCGGCTGCCCGCTTCGCCCTGCAGAAGTACGGCAACATCTACTCGCGTCTCGCCAACCCCACGGTCGCGTCGTTCGAAGAGCGCATCGCGAGCCTCGAGGGCGGCCTCGGCGCCGTCGCGACCGCGAGCGGGCTGAGCGCGCAGTACATCACCTTCGCCTCCCTGGCGGGAGCCGGCGACCACATCGTCGCCTCGGCCAACCTGTACGGCGGGTCGATCACCCAGCTAGACGTGACGCTGCGCCGCTTCGGTGTCGAGACCACGTTCATCCAGAGCGCCGACCCCGCGGACTACGCGGCAGCGATCACCGACCGCACGAAACTCGTCTTCGCCGAGACGGTGGCGAACCCGTCGGGCGAGATCGCCGACATCGAAGGTCTCGCCGCGGTAGCCCACGCGGCCGGCATCCCGCTCGTCATCGACTCCACCATCGCGACCCCCTACCTGAACCGCCCGTTCGAGTGGGGCGCCGACATCGTCATCCACTCGGCCACGAAATTCCTCGGCGGCCACGGCACCACCCTGGGCGGCGTCGTCGTCGAGAGCGGCCGCTTCAACTGGCACAGCGAGAAGTTCCCGCTCTTCGGTGAGCCCGTGCCGACGTACGGCGGCCTCCAGTGGTCGGGCAACTTCGGCGAGTACGCGTTCCTCACCCGCCTGCGGGCCGAGCAGCTGCGCGACATCGGTCCGACCCTCGCGCCGCACTCGGCGTTCCTGCTCGCGCAGGGAGTGGAGACGCTCCCCTACCGCATCCAGGCGCACGTCGACAACGCTCGTGCCGTGGCCGAATGGCTCGACGCCGACCCGCGCATCGAATCGGTCCTCTGGGCGGGGCTCCCCGCGCATCCGCACCACGACCGCGCGCTGAAATACCTGCCGAAGGGTCCCGGGAGCGTGTTCAGCTTCGAAGTCAAGGGAGGCCGCGCGGCCGGTCAGCGGTTCATCGAATCGGTGAATCTCGCCAGCCACCTCGCGAACATCGGCGACGCCAAGACGCTCGTCATCCACCCCGCATCCACCACCCACGCGCAGCTCTCCGAGCAGCAACTCGTCGACGCGGGGGTACTTCCGGGCGTCGTAAGGATTAGCGTTGGCATCGAAGATGTCGATGACATCATCTACGACCTCGACCAGGCACTCGAGGTGGCTGTGAAGGAGAACTCATGA
- a CDS encoding dolichyl-phosphate-mannose--protein mannosyltransferase yields MTTTPTIGFDAVVAEPTGSRLDDWWARTLRTPLRMKLWYWGGPLAVTLLASVLRLWDLANPHSLVFDETFYVKDAWTLLHLGYEGSWPDKADLSFNDGNTNIYGTAPSFVAHPPLGKWIIALGLAAYGAGNSFGWRVSTAVVGILAVVVLMLITRKLFRSTLLAVIAGFLMAIDGHAIVMSRVAILDNSVMFFALLAFGCILLDRDWHATRLAARVAELRDKGGEPAWGPALWWRPWLIAAGILCGLCAGVKWTGLYFLAFFAIYTVIVDAVARRRVGLPFWITGSILKQAPATFVVMVPVALVSYVATWAGWIFTKGGYDRSWATTVGKPWSGAFAWVPHWVQNLWHYQTEMYNYSINLHVPHPYQANPLTWLFMIRPTSMYYEGTVYGQNGCTSSACSSAITSVGNPLIWWAAAAAVFYLLYRLVRYREWRVGLILLGVAAGYLPWLLYINRTVFQFYTIAFEPYLILALTFVIALILGKRSDAAWRRKRGILTVTVYLVITAAVSVFFYSIWTAQQVPFWFWQLHIWLPSWR; encoded by the coding sequence GTGACCACGACTCCCACGATCGGCTTCGACGCCGTTGTCGCCGAACCGACCGGCAGCCGTCTCGACGACTGGTGGGCGCGGACGCTGCGGACACCGCTGCGCATGAAGCTCTGGTATTGGGGCGGTCCACTGGCAGTCACCCTCCTCGCTTCGGTGCTGCGTCTCTGGGACCTCGCGAATCCGCACAGCCTCGTGTTCGACGAGACGTTCTACGTGAAGGACGCGTGGACCCTCCTGCATCTCGGCTACGAGGGCAGCTGGCCTGACAAAGCCGACCTGAGCTTCAATGACGGCAACACCAACATCTACGGCACCGCGCCGTCGTTCGTCGCGCATCCGCCTCTCGGCAAATGGATCATCGCACTGGGGCTCGCGGCGTACGGCGCCGGGAACAGTTTCGGCTGGCGGGTGAGCACGGCCGTCGTCGGCATCCTTGCCGTCGTTGTGCTCATGCTCATCACGCGCAAACTGTTCCGTTCGACGCTGCTCGCGGTGATCGCCGGGTTCCTGATGGCGATCGACGGCCACGCGATCGTGATGAGTCGGGTCGCGATCCTCGACAACTCGGTGATGTTCTTCGCCCTCCTCGCCTTCGGGTGCATCCTGCTCGACCGCGACTGGCACGCGACGAGACTCGCGGCGCGGGTCGCCGAGCTGCGGGACAAGGGAGGCGAGCCGGCCTGGGGCCCCGCCCTGTGGTGGCGGCCGTGGCTGATCGCCGCCGGCATCCTGTGCGGCCTGTGCGCCGGCGTCAAGTGGACCGGGCTGTACTTCCTTGCGTTCTTCGCGATCTACACGGTGATCGTAGATGCCGTGGCACGGCGCCGCGTCGGCCTGCCGTTCTGGATCACGGGCAGCATCCTCAAGCAGGCACCGGCGACCTTCGTGGTGATGGTCCCGGTCGCGCTCGTGAGCTACGTGGCCACCTGGGCGGGCTGGATCTTCACCAAGGGCGGCTACGACAGGTCCTGGGCGACCACGGTCGGCAAACCGTGGAGCGGGGCGTTCGCCTGGGTTCCGCACTGGGTCCAGAACCTCTGGCACTACCAGACCGAGATGTACAACTACAGCATCAACCTGCATGTGCCCCACCCGTACCAGGCGAACCCGCTGACCTGGCTCTTCATGATCCGGCCGACGAGCATGTACTACGAGGGAACGGTCTACGGGCAGAACGGCTGCACGTCGTCGGCGTGCTCCTCGGCCATCACCTCGGTCGGCAATCCGCTGATCTGGTGGGCGGCGGCCGCGGCCGTCTTCTATCTCCTCTACCGGCTCGTCCGCTACCGCGAATGGCGGGTCGGGCTGATCCTCCTGGGTGTCGCCGCCGGTTACCTCCCGTGGTTGCTCTACATCAACCGCACGGTGTTCCAGTTCTATACGATCGCGTTCGAGCCCTACCTGATCCTGGCTCTGACGTTCGTCATCGCGCTCATTCTCGGCAAGCGATCGGATGCTGCGTGGCGGCGCAAACGCGGCATCCTGACGGTCACGGTCTACCTCGTGATCACCGCGGCGGTCAGCGTCTTCTTCTACTCGATCTGGACCGCGCAGCAGGTTCCGTTCTGGTTCTGGCAGCTCCACATCTGGCTGCCGAGCTGGCGGTAG
- a CDS encoding CoA-binding protein, whose product MTLTDNVPADTADRAEVQLANGLSCELPADSPLAKLLVSQRTWVGPDAKERLKILRAAKSVAIVGASPNPARSSYFVGTYLQQSSDYRVYFVNPNADEILGQKAYPDLASLPEVPDIVDVFRKGSDIPGVIDEVVAIGAPTIWVQLGIWNQDAAEYGESKGLTVVMDRCIKIEHARFHGGLHLLGFDTGQITARKTIR is encoded by the coding sequence ATGACCCTCACCGACAACGTTCCCGCCGACACGGCGGACCGCGCGGAGGTGCAGCTCGCCAACGGGCTCAGCTGCGAGCTCCCGGCCGACTCCCCGCTCGCGAAGCTGCTCGTGTCGCAGCGCACCTGGGTCGGTCCCGACGCCAAGGAGCGACTGAAGATCCTGCGCGCGGCGAAATCGGTCGCGATCGTGGGAGCGTCGCCCAACCCGGCGCGATCCAGCTACTTCGTCGGAACCTACCTGCAGCAGTCGAGCGACTACCGCGTCTACTTCGTGAACCCGAACGCCGACGAGATCCTGGGCCAGAAGGCCTACCCTGACCTCGCGTCGCTCCCGGAAGTTCCCGACATCGTCGACGTCTTCCGCAAAGGAAGCGACATCCCGGGCGTGATCGACGAGGTCGTCGCCATCGGCGCGCCGACGATCTGGGTCCAGCTCGGTATCTGGAACCAGGATGCGGCCGAATACGGCGAGTCGAAGGGCCTCACGGTCGTGATGGACCGGTGCATCAAGATCGAGCACGCGCGCTTCCACGGCGGGCTGCACCTTCTCGGGTTCGACACAGGCCAGATCACCGCACGCAAGACCATCCGCTGA
- a CDS encoding class I SAM-dependent methyltransferase, with amino-acid sequence MVLQTRRTVLREAQMASDWSEFYTAQAGRSVRPTFVAGLDARDGLPPGRAIDLGCGDGVETRELLERGWRVLAIDADDGVEDRVHAAIGEIADQPPVEIWSRSFETLTGLPEADFVYAGFALPFCDVSHFPYLWADIREALQPDAVFAGEFFGPDDDWFGRPGMNFHDGAGVERMLSGLDVVQIVEDNRDGLSFEGPKHWHVFHVVARNGD; translated from the coding sequence GTGCTGCAGACAAGGCGCACCGTGCTCCGGGAGGCGCAGATGGCGAGCGATTGGTCGGAGTTCTACACGGCGCAGGCGGGCCGCAGCGTTCGCCCGACCTTCGTCGCCGGACTGGACGCCCGTGACGGACTTCCGCCCGGACGGGCGATCGATCTCGGATGCGGTGATGGTGTCGAGACCCGTGAACTGCTCGAACGCGGCTGGCGGGTGCTCGCGATCGATGCGGACGACGGTGTCGAAGACCGGGTGCACGCGGCGATCGGGGAGATCGCGGACCAGCCGCCGGTCGAGATCTGGAGTCGCTCCTTCGAAACCCTCACCGGGCTGCCGGAGGCGGACTTCGTCTATGCCGGATTCGCCCTGCCGTTCTGCGACGTCTCGCATTTCCCGTACCTCTGGGCGGACATCCGCGAGGCGCTCCAACCGGACGCCGTGTTCGCGGGCGAGTTCTTCGGACCGGACGACGACTGGTTCGGCCGCCCGGGGATGAACTTCCACGACGGTGCCGGTGTCGAGCGGATGCTGTCCGGCCTCGACGTCGTCCAGATCGTCGAGGACAACCGCGACGGCCTGTCGTTCGAAGGCCCCAAGCACTGGCACGTGTTCCACGTGGTCGCGCGCAACGGAGACTGA
- a CDS encoding YeiH family protein yields MNAAPDEPRRALPGLTAAALAAAAAWGIHWLVPAIPLLTAAVALGIIVGQLPFARTALTGSLAPGLAVASRRLMRIGVVLLGLKLSLLDIANLGWVTILTTVAIVLLTFVGTIGLGRLFRLPGHQPLLVATGFSICGASAIGAMSGVVRAKDEETATPVALVTLCGTLAIFVLPVFWHPFGLTNLQFGHWVGAGVHDVGQVVATAQIAGPAALAVALVVKLTRVLMLAPMVAITSAVERRRHVDPDPAAKRPPIVPLFVAGFIVAMLVRTFIPLPPAVLSGADTLQTILLAMALFGLGSAVRLRTLVGTGWRALIVGLLSWVLIAALALGAVELSS; encoded by the coding sequence ATGAACGCCGCTCCCGACGAACCCAGGCGCGCGCTGCCGGGACTGACCGCCGCAGCGCTCGCGGCTGCCGCGGCCTGGGGCATCCACTGGCTGGTGCCCGCGATTCCTCTGCTGACGGCGGCGGTGGCACTCGGGATCATCGTCGGGCAGCTCCCGTTTGCGCGCACCGCGCTCACAGGATCCCTCGCGCCCGGCCTGGCCGTCGCCTCCCGGCGGCTGATGCGCATCGGAGTCGTGCTCCTCGGCCTCAAGCTGAGCCTCCTCGACATCGCGAATCTCGGCTGGGTGACTATCCTGACGACGGTGGCCATCGTGCTGCTGACGTTCGTCGGCACGATCGGGCTCGGACGGCTCTTCCGCCTGCCGGGGCATCAGCCCCTCCTGGTCGCGACCGGCTTCTCGATCTGCGGCGCGTCCGCGATCGGCGCGATGAGCGGGGTGGTTCGCGCCAAGGATGAGGAGACCGCGACGCCCGTTGCGCTGGTCACCCTGTGCGGCACGCTGGCGATCTTCGTCCTGCCGGTGTTCTGGCATCCGTTCGGCCTCACGAACCTCCAGTTCGGACACTGGGTGGGCGCCGGTGTCCACGACGTCGGCCAGGTCGTCGCGACCGCACAGATCGCGGGACCGGCGGCCCTCGCCGTCGCCCTCGTCGTCAAGCTGACGCGTGTGCTGATGCTCGCACCGATGGTGGCGATCACGTCGGCCGTCGAGCGCCGTCGTCACGTCGACCCCGACCCTGCCGCGAAGCGCCCGCCGATCGTTCCGCTCTTCGTCGCAGGATTCATCGTCGCCATGCTGGTGCGGACGTTCATCCCACTGCCGCCGGCAGTGCTGAGCGGTGCCGACACCCTGCAGACGATTCTGCTGGCCATGGCTCTCTTCGGACTCGGCTCGGCCGTCCGCCTGCGCACCCTGGTGGGGACCGGGTGGCGCGCACTCATCGTCGGGCTGCTGTCGTGGGTGCTGATCGCGGCGCTTGCCCTCGGAGCCGTCGAGCTCTCGAGCTGA
- the metG gene encoding methionine--tRNA ligase, translating to MSDGSSFYITTPIFYVNDVPHIGHAYTEVAADVLARWHRQAGDDTWLLTGTDEHGQKILRTATANGTTPKEWADRLVHDEWLPLLETIAIDNDDFIRTTDERHEKNVQLFLQKLYDDGFIYAGEYEALYCVGCEEFKPQSEIVDGTGEYVGQKVCAIHSKPLELLQEKNYFFRMSDFAQKLLDLYDSRPGFVQPEAARNEVVSFVRQGLSDLSISRSSFDWGIKVPWDESHVVYVWFDALLNYVTAVGYGQDDEQFARRWPATHIVGKDILRFHAVIWPAMLMAAGLDVPHQVFGHGWLLVGGEKMSKSKLTGIAPTQITETFGSDAFRYYFMRAISFGQDGSFSWEDLAARYQSELANGFGNLASRVIAMVSRYFDGIVPPAGEYDAADLVVQDVVAKAVADADAAIGHLAIHDALAAIWTVVDELNGYITTQEPWSIAKDETQRERLGTVLYTAAEGLRALAVLLSPVIPAATQRLWESLGAGQELGPLEAQPIRDAGRWGQLAAGTAVNGLEALFPRIEATVV from the coding sequence ATGTCCGACGGCTCTTCGTTCTACATCACCACGCCGATCTTCTACGTGAACGATGTTCCCCACATCGGGCACGCGTACACCGAGGTCGCGGCTGATGTGCTCGCCCGGTGGCACCGTCAGGCCGGCGACGACACCTGGCTGCTCACGGGCACGGACGAGCACGGGCAGAAGATCCTCCGCACGGCAACTGCGAACGGCACGACCCCGAAGGAGTGGGCCGACCGCCTCGTTCACGACGAGTGGCTTCCCCTGCTCGAGACGATCGCCATCGACAACGACGACTTCATCCGCACGACGGACGAGCGCCACGAGAAGAACGTCCAGCTGTTCCTGCAGAAGCTGTACGACGACGGTTTCATCTACGCAGGCGAGTACGAGGCGCTGTACTGCGTGGGCTGTGAAGAGTTCAAGCCGCAGAGCGAGATCGTCGACGGCACGGGCGAATACGTCGGCCAGAAGGTCTGCGCCATCCACTCGAAGCCGCTCGAACTCCTGCAGGAGAAGAACTATTTCTTCCGCATGAGCGACTTCGCCCAGAAGCTCCTCGACCTCTACGACTCCCGACCCGGCTTCGTGCAGCCCGAGGCGGCGCGCAACGAAGTCGTCTCCTTCGTGCGTCAGGGTCTCTCCGACCTGTCGATCTCCCGGTCGAGCTTCGACTGGGGCATCAAGGTGCCGTGGGACGAGTCCCATGTCGTCTACGTCTGGTTCGACGCGCTCCTCAACTACGTCACCGCGGTGGGCTACGGCCAGGACGACGAGCAGTTCGCCCGGCGCTGGCCGGCTACGCACATCGTCGGCAAGGACATTCTCCGGTTCCACGCGGTCATCTGGCCGGCGATGCTGATGGCGGCGGGGCTCGACGTGCCGCACCAGGTCTTCGGCCACGGCTGGCTGCTGGTCGGTGGCGAGAAGATGTCGAAGTCGAAGCTCACCGGCATCGCCCCGACGCAGATCACCGAGACGTTCGGGTCTGACGCGTTCCGCTACTACTTCATGCGCGCGATCAGCTTCGGCCAGGACGGCTCGTTCAGCTGGGAAGACCTGGCCGCTCGCTACCAGTCCGAACTCGCGAACGGCTTCGGCAACCTGGCGTCGCGCGTGATCGCGATGGTCTCGCGGTACTTCGACGGCATCGTGCCGCCGGCCGGCGAGTACGACGCCGCCGATCTGGTGGTGCAGGATGTGGTGGCCAAGGCTGTCGCCGACGCGGATGCCGCGATCGGACACCTCGCCATCCACGATGCGCTTGCCGCCATCTGGACGGTCGTCGACGAACTCAACGGGTACATCACCACCCAGGAGCCGTGGTCGATCGCGAAGGACGAGACACAGCGCGAGCGGCTGGGCACCGTGCTCTACACGGCTGCGGAAGGCCTCCGTGCGCTCGCCGTGCTGCTGTCGCCGGTCATCCCGGCGGCCACCCAGCGGCTCTGGGAGTCG